A region from the Neurospora crassa OR74A linkage group V, whole genome shotgun sequence genome encodes:
- a CDS encoding nuclear envelope protein Cut8, with product MNVLLSPQPPFFPHQHEPSRRSPPRIMSQHTMASRKRKADDDDNEMSISPTGSPAINSRQLSRPSKKVRAGIELAGRPLPLPRLLETLDKSQLRAVLQTICERHPGIGHEVMVSAPRPSVNGALEVLGEYQDKLRAAIPFGNSSSEYTYFRVKQPLMALVDALGDFTPQFLPPVEQQATVSLEYLNHATKIVHDLPDFDSQQYRHHKDGAYDEISRAWALVITEAAKRGGGFHLHNGKWDQVLAKHNQQSGGKLEQAMNAMVNEVGWVGANSNAHGQGSSSDPNSILNQLINGTYGAPVQVGPF from the exons ATGAACGTGCTCCTATCGCCGCAgccgcccttcttccctcaCCAACACGAACCCTCTCGCCGCTCGCCGCCTAGAATAA TGTCGCAACACACCATGGCGtccaggaaaagaaaagcagacgacgatgacaacgAAATGTCGATATCGCCGACCGGCTCGCCCGCAATCAACTCGCGGCAGCTCTCGAGGCCATCCAAGAAGGTCAGGGCTGGAATCGAACTTGCAGGACGTCCGctgcctcttcctcgcctACTCGAAACTCTGGACAAGTCACAGTTGCGAGCTGTCCTCCAGACGATTTGCGAGCGTCATCCGGGCATTGGACATGAGGTGATGGTGTCTGCACCGCGACCGTCAGTCAACGGAGCCCTCGAGGTTTTGGGCGAATATCAGGACAAGCTACGGGCCGCCATTCCGTTCGGCAACTCGAGTTCCGAATACACCTACTTCCGAGTCAAGCAGCCGCTCATGGCGTTGGTGGATGCTCTCGGCGACTTCACCCCCCAGTTCCTGCCGCCGGTTGAGCAACAGGCGACCGTGTCGTTGGAGTACCTGAACCATGCAACAAAGATCGTTCACGACCTACCCGATTTCGACAGCCAGCAGTATCGCCACCACAAGGACGGAGCGTACGACGAGATATCCAGAGCTTGGGCGTTGGTGATCACGGAAGCGGCCAAGCGCGGAGGAGGCTTCCACCTGCACAACGGAAAGTGGGATCAGGTCCTGGCTAAGCACAACCAGCAGTCTGGAGGAAAGCTAGAGCAGGCCATGAACGCAATGGTCAACGAGGTTGGATGGGTCGGCGCGAACTCGAATGCCCATGGGCAGGGTTCTTCTTCGGACCCCAACTCGATACTCAACCAGCTCATCAACGGCACATATGGCGCACCTGTCCAAGTTGGTCCCTTCTAG
- the stk-28 gene encoding protein kinase domain-containing protein, which yields MDFLKSAVASAIAKGPPFPYNFGDKVDFDPSIWTLYNGTRREDGSNCSIFSFDVSANRSALPLAKNALKKLRTLRHPGVIKVLDTVKTDSYIYIATERLVPLSWHVKRKSLSPETAKWGLYSVAKTLKFINGDASSIHGNLKVASIYTSESGEWKIGGFEVLSNVKDDDALIYRYGSVVPDSGRYTPPELANGGWDVIKKSPHHAVDSYDFGILIYEVFNGSFMGSDQLGQTKSIPPSMQASYKRLINANPKARLSAAHFLEQGLRNGSFFDSPLIKLTEGVDNLGIKSETEREAFLEDLDQLSDDFPEDFFKMKVLPELLKSVEFGGGGPKAFGVVMKIATKLSNEDFDTKVTPVVVRLFGNPDRAIRVCLLDNLSLMIDRLPQKVVNDKIFPQIVAGFTDVAPIVREQTLKSVLVIITKLSDRTINGDLLRYLAKTANDEQPGIRTNTTICLGKIAKYLGTSNRAKVLIAAFTRSLRDPFVHARNASLMALAVTVEYFSSEDCATRLIPAVSPLLIDKEKLIRDQANKTMDVYLQRIRKAQQDMPETVIPPETAQPRMSTPQPAEAAIGSSSGSGAVAAAWAGWAISSFTNKLSSAAGEMQPNGSGAPSPVPSASGLSTPTSTTTPKRPTSSSVSALHRQALKSPSPSTTTTQSTGDSFFADPEPQEDDADAWGDMGDMDDDATAGAGDDNWGASSEHSQPASSSAKRSVSSSRKQPFGGGGGGGGGGGVVDDDGEPDFAGWLAAQAEKKKNPLGAAAAPKTLPKGLAKTGSAKGGPTSTTAVKKTLPISKKPAATATVKKIDTKPKVDVDGDDGWGDGW from the exons ATGGACTTCCTCAAATCGGCTGTCGCGTCAGCCATCGCAAAGGGGCCTCCATTCCCCTATAACTTTGGCGACAAGGTCGATTTCGACCCCTCCATCTGGACCCTTTACAACGGAACTCGACGC GAGGACGGGTCCAACTGCAGCATCTTCTCCTTTGACGTCTCCGCCAACCGATCTGCGCTTCCCTTAGCCAAGAATGCGCTCAAAAAGCTACGAACACTACGACATCCTGGCGTCATCAAGGTGCTGGATACGGTCAAG ACAGACTCGTACATCTACATTGCCACTGAGCGGCTAGTTCCCCTAAGCTGGCACGTCAAGAGAAAGAGCCTCAGCCCGGAGACTGCGAAATGGGGTCTTTATAGCGTAGCG AAAACCCTCAAGTTCATCAACGGCGACGCATCCTCGATACACGGCAACCTCAAGGTCGCCTCGATATACACTTCCGAGAGCGGCGAATGGAAGATTGGTGGCTTTGAAGTTCTGAGCAATGTCAAGGATGACGACGCTTTGATATAC AGATACGGCAGTGTTGTGCCTGACTCGGGGAGGTACACTCCTCCTGAACTTGCAAACGGCGGATGGGATGTCATCAAGAAGAGCCCTCACCATGCCGTTGACTCTTACGACTTCGGCATCTTGATTTACGAGGTCTTCAACGGCAGTTTTATGGGGTCGGACCAACTAGGACAGACCAAGAGTATCCCGCCCAGCATGCAAGCGAGCTACAAGCGCCTCATCAACGCCAACCCCAAGGCCAGACTCAGCGCAGCCCACTTCCTCGAACAAGGACTAAGGAATGGATCCTTCTTCGACAGCCCATTGATCAAACTGACCGAGGGAGTTGACAACCTGGGAATAAAGTCGGAAACCGAACGCGAAGCCTTCCTGGAGGATCTCGACCAGCTCTCGGACGACTTCCCGGAAGATTTCTTCAAGATGAAGGTCCTACCCGAGCTACTCAAATCGGTGGAatttggcggtggtggtcccAAAGCCTTTGGAGTAGTGATGAAGATTGCAACAAAGCTGTCCAACGAAGACTTTGACACAAAGGTTACTCCTGTCGTGGTTCGCTTGTTTGGAAACCCCGATAGAGCGATCAGGGTATGTTTGCTAGACAACCTGTCGCTCATGATCGACAGATTACCACAAAAAGTGGTAAACGACAAGATCTTTCCGCAAATA GTTGCGGGTTTCACAGATGTCGCACCCATTGTGCGCGAACAAACACTCAAGTCCGTACtagtcatcatcaccaaactATCAGACCGTACCATCAATGGCGACCTCCTTAGGTACCTCGCCAAAACTGCCAACGACGAACAGCCCGGCATCCGTACCAACACCACAATCTGTCTCGGCAAGATTGCCAAGTACCTGGGAACCTCCAACAGAGCCAAGGTCCTTATCGCCGCCTTCACCCGCTCTCTCCGCGACCCCTTCGTGCACGCCCGCAACGCCTCCCTGATGGCTCTCGCCGTAACAGTCGAGTACTTCTCTAGCGAAGACTGCGCCACACGCCTGATACCCGCcgtctcccccctcctcatcGACAAGGAGAAGTTGATCCGCGACCAAGCCAACAAGACCATGGACGTCTACCTCCAACGTATCCGCAAAGCCCAACAAGACATGCCCGAGACCGTAATACCCCCCGAAACCGCCCAACCCCGTATGAGCACCCCTCAACCAGCCGAAGCCGCCATCGGCTCCAGTTCCGGATCCGGCGCCGTAGCAGCCGCCTGGGCAGGCTGGGCCATCTCCAGCTTCACCAACAAGCTCTCCAGCGCGGCAGGGGAGATGCAACCCAACGGTTCTGGTGCACCATCGCCCGTTCCGAGCGCCAGCGGGCTATCCACGCCCACATCCACTACCACTCCCAAACGGCCCACCTCATCTTCTGTCTCGGCGCTACACAGACAAGCGCTCAAATCCCCATcaccttccaccaccactactcaGTCAACAGGAGACTCCTTCTTTGCCGATCCCGAACCGCAAGAAGACGATGCAGACGCTTGGGGCGACATGGGCGACATGGATGACGACGCCACAGCAGGCGCAGGAGACGATAACTGGGGCGCGAGCTCGGAACACTCACAACCAGCGTCGTCGTCAGCAAAGAGGTCAGTAAGCAGTAGTCGCAAACAACcattcggcggcggcggcggcggcggcggcggcggcggggttgttgatgatgatggggaacCTGATTTCGCGGGGTGGTTGGCGGCGcaggcggagaagaagaagaatcctTTGGGGGCGGCTGCTGCACCAAAGACCTTGCCCAAGGGACTGGCGAAGACGGGAAGCGCAAAGGGTGGACCAACAAGTACGACGGCGGTAAAGAAGACGTTGCCTATTAGTAAGAAGCCTGCTGCAACGGCGACTGTGAAGAAGATTGATACGAAGCCGaaggtggatgtggatggggACGATGGGTGGGGAGATGGGTGGTAA
- the thr-4 gene encoding homoserine kinase translates to MASSQQIEKFVIKTPCSSANIGPGFDVIGLALSMYLELHVTIDRSKTTSDKPLNCRITYEGQGEEDISLDPEVNLITRVALYVLRCNDQRSFPVETHVHIKNPIPLGRGLGSSGAAVVAGVQLGKEVGGLHDLTPERLFDYCLMIERHPDNVGAALFGGFVGTYLKPLTPEETARTEIPLSEVLPAPAGGVDTGVKPPSPPHGIGHHIKFPWAPEIKAVAIIPEFEVPTAKAREVLPAEYPRADVTFNLQRIALLPVALGQSPPDPELINLAMQDKLHQPYRQVLIPGLTKIVESMTPATQPGLLGVCLSGAGPTILALATENFETIAQKIIEEFKSNNIVCRWELLEPADGTTVTRA, encoded by the exons ATGGCGTCTTCCCAGCAGATCGAAAAGTTCGTCATCAAGACGCCTTGCTCGAGCGCCAACATTGGCCCCGGCTTCGACGTCATCGGCCTGGCCTTGTCCATGTACCTGGAGCTCCATGTCACCATCGACCGCTCCAAGACGACTTCGGACAAGCCGCTGAACTGCCGCATCACCTACGAGGGccagggcgaggaggatatCAGCCTGGATCCCGAGGTCAACCTTATCACCCGTGTTGCGCTTTACGTCCTCCGCTGCAACGACCAGCGCAGCTTCCCCGTCGAGACTCATGTGCACATCAAGAACCCCATCCCCCTCGGAAGAGGTCTGGGTTCTTCCGGCGCCGCTGTCGTTGCCGGTGTCCAGCTCGGCAAGGAGGTCGGCGGTCTGCACGACCTCACTCCCGAGCGTCTCTTTGACTACTGCCTCATGATTG AGCGCCACCCCGACAACGTCGGCGCCGCCCTCTTCGGTGGCTTTGTTGGCACCTACCTCAAGCCCCTCACCCCCGAGGAGACTGCCCGCACTGAGATTCCCCTCAGTGAGGTCCTCCCCGCCCCCGCCGGCGGTGTTGACACGGGCGTCAAGCCCCCTTCGCCTCCCCACGGCATCGGCCACCACATCAAGTTCCCCTGGGCTCCCGAAATCAAGGCCGTGGCCATCATTCCCGAGTTCGAGGTCCCCACCGCCAAGGCCCGCGAGGTTCTTCCCGCCGAGTATCCCCGTGCGGATGTT ACCTTCAACCTCCAAAGGATAGCCCTCCTCCCCGTCGCCCTCGGCCAATCCCCTCCTGACCCGGAGCTCATCAACCTGGCTATGCAGGACAAGCTGCACCAGCCGTACCGCCAGGTCCTCATTCCCGGTCTGACCAAGATTGTCGAGTCCATGACGCCCGCCACGCAGCCCGGTCTTTTGGGCGTGTGCCTGTCCGGTGCCGGCCCGACCATCTTGGCGCTGGCGACGGAAAACTTTGAGACGATTGCCCAGAAGATCATTGAGGAGTTCAAGTCCAACAACATTGTCTGCCGTTGGGAGCTGTTGGAGCCTGCGGATGGGACTACGGTTACTAGGGCTTAG
- a CDS encoding RNA-binding protein, which translates to MAATKDLETASAQDSAPVDAMDTTADFVSEKKSKKEKKEKKDKSSKKRKATEEPAESAETVDTMDTTADADAAAASSDEKPKKSSKKRKAELTEIEIDVTAPEPPSKKAKRLLKKGKTLPTKPSSDKGDDSDDNSDNETATGKDGDKDKKKKKEKKERSPHGVWIGNLRFTVTKSELKQWLVDNSGGSITPESITRVHMPTAKAQPGQPKKEKPENRGFAYVDFDSLATKVAAIALSETEWYKRKLLIKDATSFEGRPEKKKEDDEDAKGAAGGKKDEALVGGKFAGSTKIFVGNLSFDTTEDDLRNHFDKCGAIRWVKVATFEDSGKCKGYGWVNFEEGEAAQWAVKGFVKIREEIPELEDFMDEDQKAEAEAAADGDNADAEKTKEKKETEKRIKTRKWWVNQLHGRTLKIELAEDDKTRYDKRFRGKGAAGGKKQGQDGGERPQRVPYKKREEGGNGQIKMAQDISVARLTGAPVAHQGKKTTFE; encoded by the coding sequence ATGGCAGCAACAAAAGACCTCGAAACCGCCTCCGCGCAGGACTCCGCTCCCGTCGACGCCATGGACACCACCGCCGATTTCGTTTCCGAGAAGAAGTctaagaaagaaaagaaggagaagaaggataaatcctccaagaagcgcaaggccACAGAGGAGCCTGCCGAGTCCGCCGAGACTGTCGACACCATGGACACCACCGCCGATgccgatgccgccgccgcctcctccgatGAGAAACCCAAGAAATCttccaagaagcgcaaggccGAGCTCACCGAAATCGAAATCGACGTCACCGCCCCCGAGCCTCCCTCCAAGAAAGCCAAGCGTCTGctcaagaagggcaagaccCTCCCTACCAAGCCCTCCTCCGACAAGGGTGATGACTCCGACGACAACTCGGATAACGAAACCGCCACCGGAAAGGACGgcgacaaggacaagaaaaagaagaaggaaaagaaggaacggTCCCCCCACGGCGTCTGGATCGGCAACCTGCGCTTCACCGTCACCAAGAGCGAACTGAAGCAATGGCTCGTCGACAACAGCGGCGGCTCCATCACGCCCGAGTCCATCACGCGCGTGCACATGCCCACGGCCAAGGCGCAGCCCGGCCagcccaagaaggagaagcccGAGAACCGCGGTTTCGCCTACGTCGACTTTGATTCGCTGGCCACCAAGGTCGCCGCCATTGCTCTCAGCGAGACCGAGTGGTACAAGCGCAAGCTGTTGATCAAGGACGCGACGTCGTTCGAGGGACggccggagaagaagaaggaagacgatgaggatgCCAAGGGCGCTGCTGGTggaaagaaggacgaggCGCTAGTAGGCGGCAAGTTCGCCGGCTCAACCAAGATCTTTGTCGGCAACCTCTCGTTCGACACCACCGAGGACGACTTGCGCAACCACTTTGACAAGTGCGGCGCCATCCGGTGGGTCAAGGTGGCCACGTTCGAGGACAGCGGCAAGTGCAAGGGGTACGGGTGGGTGAACTTTGAGGAGGGCGAAGCCGCGCAGTGGGCGGTCAAGGGGTTCGTCAAGATCCGCGAGGAGATTCCCGAGTTGGAGGACTTTATGGATGAAGACCAAaaagccgaagccgaagccgcAGCCGACGGTGACAACGCCGACGCGGAAAagacaaaggaaaagaaggaaacggAAAAGAGGATAAAGACCCGCAAGTGGTGGGTCAACCAGCTACATGGCCGCACCCTCAAGATCGAGTTGGCCGAGGACGACAAGACGAGATACGACAAGCGGTTCCGAGGCAAGGGCGCTGCGGGCGGCAAGAAGCAAGGACAAGACGGTGGTGAGAGGCCACAGAGGGTTCCTTacaagaagagggaagaaggcggTAATGGTCAAATCAAGATGGCTCAGGATATCAGTGTTGCCAGACTTACTGGTGCGCCTGTTGCTCACCAGGGCAAGAAGACTACCTTTGAGTAA
- a CDS encoding aconitate hydratase — translation MRSIDLASRSGAALKRAIQAKQLPSRVACASARSFSSTSSNNTGVLPPRYETLYNKYSEVRRVLGSQRLTLAEKILYSHLDNVEESLLSNTNGGRDVRGKANLKLKPDRVNMQDASAQMALLQFMTCNLPQPVIPASIHCDHLIVGSKGADEDLKAGIATNNEVFDFLESAGKKYGIDFWPPGAGIIHQTVLENYAVPGLMMLGTDSHSPNAGGLTTITIGVGGADAVEALVGAPWELKAPKILGVRLTGKLNDWVSAKDIILHLTGRLTVRGGTGYIVEYFGPGIESLSCSGSSTLCNMGAEIGATTSIFPFTEASSRYLKATNREQADKDAKNFENFTKGTGQDSFFKFKADEGAQYDELIEIDLSKLEPHINGPFTPDLSIPLSEFKKTVQEQKWPEKLSAGLIGSCTNSSYEDMTRCESIVKAAEQAGIKPASDFYITPGSEGIRATLERDNTLQTFEKAGGIVLSNACGPCIGQWKRQDDIPKGTPNAILTSYNRNFRGRNDGNLETMNFLASPEIVTAMAYAGSTTFNPITDSLTTPDGKEFKFPAPKGLEGPETPFEAGREVFQVQSGSPNPNVEVAISPSSERLALLEPFEPFPESDLSGLRVLVKVTGKCTTDTISAAGPWLKYKGHLPNISENTLNTAVNAATGEVNVAYDLDGSKHTIPELAKQWKQRNQPWLVVAEHNYGEGSAREHAALQPRYLGARIIVTKSFARIHETNLKKQGVVPLTFANEQDYDLIDAGDEVATVGLYEMLKNGGQGEVSLRVTKKDTGKVVEIKTKHAVSKDQAGFILAGSALNLLAKGN, via the exons ATGAGGTCAATTGATCTCGCCAGTCGCTCAGGCGCTGCCCTGAAG CGGGCAATTCAAGCCAAGCAGCTCCCCTCGCGCGTCGCATGCGCTTCGGCCcgctccttttcttccacctcctccaacaacaccGGCGTGCTTCCTCCCAGATATGAGACCCTCTACAACAAGTATTCCGAGGTCCGCCGCGTGCTGGGTTCGCAGCGCCTGACCCTGGCCGAGAAGATCCTCTACTCCCACCTCGACAATGTCGAAGAGTCGCTCCtctccaacaccaacggcGGCCGTGACGTCCGCGGCAAGGCCAACCTCAAGCTCAAGCCCGACCGTGTGAACATGCAGGATGCCTCTGCCCAGATGGCTCTCCTGCAGTTCATGACTTGCAACCTCCCCCAGCCCGTTATTCCTGCCAGTATTCACTGCGACCACTTGATTGTTGGATCCAAGGGTGCCGATGAGGACTTGAAGGCCGGTATTGCCACCAACAACGAGGTTTTCGACTTCCTCGAGTCGGCTGGCAAGAAGTACGGTATCGACTTTTGGCCTCCCGGTGCTGGTATTATTCACCAGACCGTCCTCGAGAACTACGCCGTCCCCGGTCTCATGATGCTCGGAACCGACAGCCACTCTCCCAACGCTGGTGGTTTGACTACCATTACTATCGGTGTCGGCGGTGCTGATGCTGTTGAGGCCCTCGTTGGTGCCCCTTGGGAGCTCAAGGCCCCCAAGATTCTCGGTGTTCGCCTGACTGGCAAGCTCAACGACTGGGTCAGCGCCAAGGATATTATTCTTCACCTTACCGGCCGTCTTACCGTCCGTGGTGGTACTGGCTACATTGTTGAGTACTTCGGCCCTGGTATCGAGTCTTTGTCGTGTTCTGGTTCTTCAACTCTTTGCAATATGGG TGCTGAGATTGGCGCCACTACCTCAATCTTCCCCTTTACCGAGGCTTCCAGCCGCTACCTCAAGGCCACCAACCGCGAGCAGGCCGATAAGGACGCCAAGAACTTCGAGAACTTCACCAAGGGCACCGGTCAGGACTCGTTCTTCAAGTTCAAGGCCGACGAGGGCGCCCAGTACGATGAGTTGATTGAGATCGACCTTTCCAAGCTCGAGCCCCATATCAACGGTCCCTTCACTCCCGATCTTTCCATCCCTCTTTCCGAGTTCAAGAAGACTGTCCAGGAGCAAAAGTGGCCTGAGAAGCTTTCTGCTGGTCTGATTGGTAGCTGCACTAACAGCTCCTATGAGGACATGACCCGTTGCGAGAGCATTGTCAAGGCCGCCGAGCAGGCTGGTATCAAGCCCGCTTCCGACTTCTACATTACCCCCGGTTCCGAGGGCATTCGTGCCACTCTTGAGAGAGACAACACCCTTCAGACTTTTGAGAAGGCTGGTGGTATTGTCCTCTCGAACGCCTGCGGTCCCTGCATCGGCCAGTGGAAGCGCCAGGATGACATCCCTAAGGGCACTCCCAACGCCATCCTTACTTCCTACAACAGAAACTTCCGCGGTCGCAACGACGGTAACCTCGAGACCATGAACTTCCTCGCCTCGCCCGAAATCGTCACCGCCATGGCCTACGCCGGTTCCACCACCTTCAACCCCATCACCGACAGCCTGACCACCCCCGACGGCAAGGAATTCAAGTTCCCTGCGCCCAAGGGTCTCGAGGGTCCCGAAACCCCCTTCGAAGCCGGCCGCGAGGTCTTCCAAGTCCAGTCGGGATCCCCCAACCCGAACGTGGAAGTCGCCATCTCGCCCTCCTCTGAGCgtctcgccctcctcgagCCCTTTGAGCCTTTCCCCGAATCGGACCTCTCCGGCCTGCGCGTGCTCGTCAAGGTCACCGGCAAGTGCACAACCGACACCATCTCCGCCGCCGGTCCCTGGCTCAAGTACAAGGGTCACCTGCCCAACATCTCGGAGAACACGCTCAACACGGCCGTCAACGCCGCCACGGGCGAGGTCAACGTCGCCTACGACCTCGATGGCTCCAAGCACACCATTCCCGAGCTGGCCAAGCAGTGGAAGCAGCGCAACCAGCCCTGGCTCGTCGTTGCCGAGCACAACTACGGCGAGGGCTCCGCGCGCGAGCACGCTGCCCTTCAGCCCCGTTACTTGGGCGCCCGCATCATCGTCACCAAGTCCTTTGCCAGAATCCACGAGACCAACCTCAAGAAGCAGGGTGTCGTGCCCCTGACGTTCGCCAACGAGCAGGATTACGATCTGATCGACGCCGGCGACGAGGTGGCTACTGTCGGTCTGTACGAGATGCTCAAGAACGGTGGCCAGGGCGAGGTTTCCCTCCGGGTTACCAAGAAGGACACTGgcaaggtggtggagatcAAGACCAAGCATGCGGTTTCCAAGGACCAGGCTGGCTTTATTCTGGCCGGTAGCGCGCTGAACTTGCTCGCCAAGGGTAACTAA
- the mus-11 gene encoding double strand break repair protein mus-11, with protein MLRDVCFRKVTNIFFEKRKKNSPLQDVNPIPSCWDTTANDSQTTSLEAALLDKMPAVGDQHKLIANPFEEPQRRISEYTAQEIATLQSRLEKQLGPEYLSSRAGPSGQKVHYISSEKCIQLANEVFGFNGWSSSIQNIQVDFVDEHPQTLKINMGISVIMRVTLRDGTYHEDLGYGHIENCKGKAAAFEKAKKEATTDALKRALRQFGNVLGNCIYDKQYLAKVTKMKVEPTKFAEDNLHRHSDFVKKEPVEADIMKVDSVGAGARPPALGNEESFEDLLGELDEADFNMADEGHPDEVVLPQAVHNSLNDKPVHQQLTNLNPQAQQSRPLSRSGSTGSLNTRQQPQNSHQFTARAQSRPPQQQLNSNQSRPMGQPVNNSSNANTPNNPQNYTTPQKPAPAAPAPQAGAAVAPAPETVGFFSAKAVTQLPEEALASGQVAPKPGLAFNPHAESPSIRKTPGIDHTKSKPLARNGQHVPPAKTTETEAEPSTSLSRPAGAHAASRPVTMNEARSASGSFSRAGPPMGGNAGNMGKPNVVNPQLDHTRRIGAPGMSGFSSSPSTNRGQYRPLTMKRPAPVVGGGAGQTKDGNGDSATTTTIAANTTAGSATGGNAAPSAGNGGRVPLTDMSANASNATAAGAATSGPEVKRQRLA; from the exons ATGCTTCGCGACGTTTGCTTTAGGAAAGTCACAAATATTTTTtttgaaaaaagaaaaaaaaactctcCCCTTCAAGACGTTAATCCCATTCCTTCCTGCTGGGATACCACTGCGAACGACTCGCAAACCACCAGCCTTGAGGCTGCTCTGCTAGACAAGATGCCTGC AGTCGGCGACCAACACAAACTCATCGCCAACCCGTTCGAGGAGCCACAACGGCGAATCAGCGAATACACAGCCCAAGAGATCGCCACACTACAGAGCCGTCTCGAGAAACAACTAGGACCCGAGTACCTGTCGAGCCGCGCCGGCCCATCAGGCCAAAAAGTCCACTACATCTCGTCAGAAAAATGCATCCAACTTGCGAACGAGGTCTTCGGCTTCAACGGCTGGTCCTCCAGCATCCAGAATATTCAGGTTGATTTTGTCGATGAGCATCCTCAAACGCTGAAAATCAACATGGGCATTTCGGTTATTATGCGAGTCACTCTACGCGACGGAACGTATCACGAGGATCTTGGCTACGGCCATATCGAGAACTGTAAGGGCAAGGCGGCTGCTTttgagaaggccaagaaggaagccACGACGGATGCATTGAAGCGCGCGCTGCGCCAATTTGGCAACGTGCTGGGCAACTGTATCTACGACAAGCAATACTTGGCCAAGGTCACCAAGATGAAGGTCGAGCCGACCAAGTTCGCGGAGGACAACCTACATCGGCACTCAGATTTCGTCAAGAAGGAGCCGGTTGAGGCAGATATCATGAAGGTTGACTCAGTTGGGGCTGGCGCCCGTCCACCAGCCTTGGGAAACGAGGAGTCTTTTGAGGATTTGCTCGGAG AACTCGATGAGGCCGATTTCAACATGGCCGATGAGGGCCATCCAGATGAAGTCGTGCTACCACAAGCCGTGCACAATAGCTTGAACGACAAGCCTGTACATCAGCAACTGACCAATCTCAACCCACAAGCACAACAATCACGACCTCTGTCGCGGTCAGGGTCAACAGGCAGCCTGAATACCCGGCAGCAACCACAGAATTCCCACCAATTCACGGCGAGGGCCCAAAGTCGGCCTCCACAACAGCAGCTTAACAGCAACCAAAGTCGTCCTATGGGTCAACCGGTCAACAATTCCAGCAACGCAAACACTCCCAACAACCCCCAGAACTACACAACACCACAGAAGCCTGCTCCTGCCGCTCCTGCTCCCCAAGCAGGTGCAGCTGTAGCTCCCGCACCAGAAACCGTTGGCTTCTTCTCCGCTAAAGCTGTGACCCAACTTCCGGAGGAGGCATTGGCTAGTGGCCAAGTCGCGCCGAAACCAGGTCTAGCATTCAACCCTCACGCCGAAAGTCCGTCCATCCGCAAGACGCCTGGCATCGATCACACCAAGTCTAAACCATTAGCCAGAAACGGTCAGCACGTCCCTCCAGCCAAGACAACCGAGACAGAAGCTGAACCAAGCACATCGCTTTCAAGACCTGCGGGAGCTCATGCGGCATCACGACCAGTCACGATGAACGAGGCACGATCAGCATCGGGAAGCTTCTCCCGAGCCGGGCCCCCGATGGGTGGTAATGCCGGAAACATGGGCAAGCCCAACGTCGTCAACCCCCAACTTGATCATACAAGGCGGATTGGCGCGCCAGGCATGAGCGGTTTCTCCAGCAGTCCCAGTACCAACAGGGGCCAGTACCGGCCGTTGACAATGAAGAGGCCTGCTCCTGTTGTGGGAGGGGGTGCAGGTCAGACCAAGGATGGTAATGGCGATAgtgcgacgacgacaacgataGCGGCGAATACAACAGCAGGGTCGGCGACGGGAGGTAATGCAGCTCCTTCTGCTGGTAATGGTGGGAGAGTACCGTTGACTGACATGTCGGCTAATGCGTCGAATGCTACCGCAGCGGGGGCCGCTACTAGTGGGCCGGAGGTTAAGAGGCAGAGGCTGGCTTAA